A region from the Mycoplasmopsis phocirhinis genome encodes:
- a CDS encoding endonuclease has translation MKKYLILPLSSVLTTLPLVAAACNKETQKNEQKQQHNTKTTQQPQKDKTPDEKQLFNQDSSFAKWTLSLDNALKISPQVDENIINLIANKKLFYSFSKNAIIVANTRPKNKNEWANAPKVFEFKNAVPKYYNIAYADLNQGDKNNDEIKYEITDNELILSYKSSKYSKDSDSLISAQIYQTKFTRSNSKLGIDDNTTKQNDFETSNTIEQPKTNSTNQSSLITTNKITNGVYENLVAPSLKKAKGIKYVQNDFYASLEGKSGTELINALIKLQKQHRDSTGSYNDLYTTYEDAFTDKYYEKDGSLLDIYGENPHSNDPFVYTFNNKSGSGQEGKGWNREHLIAQSWFAKADPMRNDAHHVWPTDATVNQRHGNLPYGEVNKTTFTSKNGTKVGIGVEDNQPVTEVINEFKGDVARAFLYFTLTYKDKNLTSNNVANRFFDSQNNNSIKKPFLDTMLKWAQNDPITQFDLDRNNAIYQHQQNRNPFSDYPELIDVVFNANTEYVFHNQGFATELIFN, from the coding sequence ATGAAAAAATATTTAATTCTTCCGCTTTCGAGTGTTTTAACCACATTACCTTTAGTGGCCGCTGCGTGCAACAAAGAAACACAAAAAAACGAACAAAAACAACAACATAACACAAAAACTACACAACAACCTCAAAAAGACAAAACACCTGATGAAAAACAATTATTTAATCAAGATTCTTCATTTGCAAAATGAACATTAAGTTTAGATAATGCTTTAAAAATTTCTCCTCAAGTAGATGAAAACATCATCAATTTAATTGCGAATAAAAAATTGTTTTATTCGTTTTCAAAAAACGCAATTATAGTGGCTAATACACGCCCAAAAAATAAAAATGAATGAGCGAATGCTCCTAAAGTATTTGAATTTAAAAACGCTGTGCCAAAATATTATAATATTGCGTATGCTGATTTAAATCAAGGCGATAAAAATAATGATGAAATTAAGTATGAAATTACAGATAATGAGTTAATTTTAAGTTATAAATCATCTAAATATTCCAAAGACAGTGACTCATTAATTTCAGCTCAAATTTATCAAACCAAGTTCACTAGATCAAATTCAAAATTAGGTATTGACGATAATACCACTAAACAAAACGATTTTGAAACTTCAAATACTATTGAACAACCTAAAACAAATTCAACTAATCAAAGTTCATTAATAACTACTAATAAAATAACAAATGGTGTGTATGAAAATTTAGTAGCACCATCGTTAAAAAAAGCAAAAGGTATAAAATATGTTCAAAATGATTTTTACGCAAGTTTAGAAGGTAAAAGCGGAACTGAATTAATAAACGCATTAATTAAGCTTCAAAAACAACACCGCGACAGCACTGGTTCTTATAACGATTTATACACAACATACGAAGATGCCTTTACTGATAAATATTACGAAAAAGATGGCTCATTATTAGATATTTACGGAGAAAATCCTCATTCAAACGATCCTTTTGTTTATACTTTTAATAATAAAAGTGGGTCTGGTCAAGAAGGAAAAGGTTGAAATAGAGAACATTTAATTGCTCAATCTTGGTTTGCTAAAGCTGACCCAATGCGTAATGATGCCCATCATGTTTGGCCAACTGATGCAACAGTTAACCAAAGACATGGCAATTTGCCATATGGCGAAGTTAATAAAACAACATTCACATCTAAAAATGGCACTAAAGTTGGTATTGGAGTTGAAGATAACCAACCAGTTACTGAAGTAATTAATGAATTTAAAGGTGACGTTGCTAGAGCATTTTTATATTTTACTCTTACATATAAAGATAAAAATTTAACCAGTAATAATGTTGCTAATCGTTTTTTTGATTCTCAAAACAATAATTCAATCAAAAAGCCATTTTTAGACACAATGTTAAAATGAGCTCAAAACGACCCCATTACACAGTTTGATTTAGATAGAAATAACGCAATCTATCAACACCAACAAAATCGCAACCCTTTTAGTGATTATCCTGAATTAATTGATGTCGTTTTTAATGCTAATACCGAATATGTTTTTCATAACCAAGGTTTTGCTACTGAATTAATATTCAATTAA
- a CDS encoding putative cysteine peptidase has protein sequence MKKNIFSIIASAGALPILAVSMNFKNYNYSKDDSNLTPEDIRLGIKLKISKILKTSKNNIEILKEKEIELYNGEKLLLLQFLNKGYAVFSLETFELIEYNPLTNLTDEQFEKINGYIPLKSLVVKEKNLFKSVSSNFTQNEELSDNLPTELLDKENKQILRKENTSKLRKNIKISKLNDKFQDRTNNATLYDPSEPVTRLNADYEVDYSWWFKSNQDFFGYADLTNNYEEFRHAFGDTRDYSKNKEDEQGICEYISLSMLIQYYQLFKNSNWLSEAQFNEYANVFDVDQNHNHILSSGFNVYNKYAQNNYNFLKKNNLPIYPIFSPKLSYQLFLNDGTINIHNASHYKTSLLKTVKNNNLKTGWNTTYLFNRPWEIIYKNNPVILGGYISAYTNGVEDIWHSVLAYGKWYDKGDTDLSNLYLVHYGFGSENMRYSQVAVSARYLRHIGYEFHVWDKTKNPTLKKYFNYNGKMVDASELPKHISFN, from the coding sequence ATGAAAAAAAATATATTTTCTATTATTGCATCAGCTGGAGCATTGCCGATATTGGCAGTTTCAATGAATTTTAAAAATTATAATTATTCAAAAGACGATTCGAATTTAACACCTGAAGATATTAGATTAGGTATTAAGTTAAAAATAAGCAAAATACTTAAAACATCTAAAAATAATATTGAAATTTTAAAAGAAAAAGAAATTGAGCTTTATAACGGTGAAAAATTATTGTTATTACAATTTTTAAATAAAGGTTATGCGGTATTTAGTTTGGAAACTTTTGAGTTAATAGAATATAATCCATTAACTAATTTAACAGACGAACAATTTGAAAAAATTAATGGGTATATTCCACTTAAATCCTTAGTTGTAAAAGAAAAAAATCTGTTTAAATCAGTCAGCTCTAATTTTACTCAAAACGAGGAGTTAAGCGATAATTTACCAACTGAGTTATTAGATAAAGAAAATAAACAAATTTTACGCAAAGAGAATACTTCTAAATTAAGAAAAAATATAAAAATAAGTAAACTTAATGACAAATTTCAAGATAGGACTAACAATGCTACTTTATACGATCCTAGCGAACCTGTAACACGTTTGAATGCTGATTACGAGGTTGATTATTCATGGTGATTTAAGTCAAATCAGGATTTTTTTGGGTATGCTGATTTAACAAATAATTATGAAGAGTTTAGACATGCTTTCGGAGATACTCGTGATTATTCAAAAAATAAAGAAGATGAGCAAGGAATATGTGAATATATTTCGCTTTCAATGCTTATTCAATATTATCAACTATTCAAAAATTCTAACTGATTAAGTGAAGCGCAATTCAACGAATATGCAAATGTATTTGATGTTGATCAAAATCATAATCATATTTTGTCAAGTGGCTTTAACGTTTATAATAAATATGCTCAAAATAATTACAATTTCTTAAAGAAAAATAATTTGCCTATTTATCCAATATTTTCACCAAAACTTAGTTATCAATTATTTTTAAACGATGGAACAATAAATATTCACAATGCTAGTCATTATAAAACATCACTTTTGAAAACGGTTAAAAACAATAATTTAAAGACTGGATGAAATACAACTTATTTATTTAATAGACCTTGAGAAATAATTTATAAAAATAATCCTGTTATTTTGGGTGGCTATATTTCTGCATACACTAACGGAGTAGAAGATATTTGACATTCAGTGCTTGCTTATGGTAAATGGTACGATAAAGGTGATACCGATTTATCTAATCTTTATTTAGTACATTATGGTTTTGGTTCTGAAAATATGAGATATTCACAAGTTGCTGTAAGCGCAAGATATTTAAGACATATTGGATATGAGTTTCATGTTTGAGACAAAACAAAAAACCCAACATTAAAAAAATATTTTAACTATAATGGGAAAATGGTAGATGCTTCTGAACTACCAAAACATATTTCATTTAACTAG
- a CDS encoding putative cysteine peptidase produces MKIKKWKIISLATATPVIATTIAANTNYYSIGVNDKSQILRLQNIVEKEIQSFSNNNQKIKKYKFLKLERDGGDDNEIVILFVFEKNGYAIYDVKELKLRELNLEFKIDETLFEKIDSYIPFVTFNNFLTKKTKKHNNKINLNIDKKLLTQKESNLPKKRSKRFIKPFSRWTDEAENINFAKELIKADYEVPHSWWFKVNSKMFGYAENTNSYWKFHEYLQKPILNGFDKESYYNSEGICMIIALSLLIQYQHFFVNSNWISEDLEKKYISYPDYAGTYKHEAYNNSRENIDYIKQNNLPAIPYVSPGFTIELLKHGWYKHFALNSWRNLRDTLVNYTKSINKTSYDWFHGESFFQKPWEQIYNNRPTLLAGSLKYSNDEVINHGVVAYGKWYDKGNSIYRDKYLVHMGWEGYSQVVLDYNWYSRTFGISFSIIDTEKDDNKILKPFFQKDWQNLTAKELNIK; encoded by the coding sequence ACACCGGTTATAGCTACAACTATAGCAGCTAATACTAATTATTATAGTATTGGCGTAAATGATAAATCGCAAATTTTAAGATTACAAAATATAGTTGAAAAAGAAATTCAATCCTTCTCAAATAACAACCAAAAGATAAAAAAATATAAATTTCTTAAATTAGAACGCGATGGAGGTGATGATAACGAAATAGTAATTTTATTTGTTTTTGAAAAAAATGGTTATGCTATTTACGATGTTAAAGAATTAAAATTACGTGAATTAAACCTAGAATTTAAAATAGACGAAACATTGTTTGAAAAAATTGACAGTTATATACCTTTTGTAACATTTAACAATTTTTTAACAAAAAAAACAAAAAAACATAATAATAAAATTAATTTAAACATTGACAAAAAACTTTTAACTCAAAAAGAAAGTAATTTGCCCAAAAAACGTTCAAAAAGATTTATAAAACCATTTAGTAGATGAACAGACGAAGCAGAAAATATTAATTTTGCCAAAGAATTAATTAAAGCTGATTATGAAGTTCCGCACTCATGATGGTTTAAAGTTAATTCCAAAATGTTTGGCTATGCCGAAAATACTAATTCCTATTGAAAATTTCACGAATATTTGCAAAAACCAATTTTAAACGGTTTTGATAAAGAATCTTACTACAATAGTGAAGGTATATGTATGATAATTGCCTTGTCATTACTAATACAATATCAACATTTTTTTGTTAATTCTAATTGAATTTCAGAGGATTTAGAAAAAAAATATATAAGTTATCCGGATTATGCCGGAACATATAAACACGAAGCATATAATAATAGTAGAGAAAATATTGATTATATCAAACAAAATAACCTTCCTGCTATTCCGTATGTTTCTCCTGGTTTTACAATTGAATTATTGAAGCATGGTTGATATAAACACTTTGCTTTAAATAGTTGAAGAAATTTAAGAGACACATTGGTAAATTATACAAAATCAATAAATAAAACTTCATATGATTGATTTCATGGAGAATCCTTTTTCCAAAAACCATGAGAACAAATTTATAACAACAGACCAACATTATTAGCAGGTTCATTAAAATATTCTAACGATGAAGTAATCAACCATGGAGTAGTAGCATATGGTAAATGATATGATAAAGGAAATTCAATATACCGCGATAAATATCTAGTTCATATGGGTTGAGAGGGTTATTCACAAGTTGTTTTGGATTATAATTGATATTCTAGAACATTTGGCATTTCATTTTCAATTATTGATACCGAAAAAGATGATAATAAAATTTTAAAACCATTTTTTCAAAAAGATTGACAAAATTTAACTGCAAAGGAGCTTAACATTAAATAA